One window of the Acidobacteriota bacterium genome contains the following:
- a CDS encoding FHA domain-containing protein, producing MLKFCAHGHPMEEWMTECPYCARSEDGVQKPLGSSTPPPVPVASPTELAPASPLRATVVDGYTAHYRTPPGATVADIASADAMPTLPLTPPPARPSGGLPLLGWLVVMSGAAKFVDVRLDREQLVVGSGHGAGLRLEEAGVAPCHARVVKERDGLYLEGLEGPVFVNSGTQPSPRHLLADEDLIRIGGVYLKFRRL from the coding sequence ATGCTGAAGTTCTGTGCGCACGGACACCCGATGGAGGAGTGGATGACCGAGTGCCCCTACTGCGCCCGAAGCGAGGACGGGGTGCAGAAGCCACTGGGCAGTTCCACTCCCCCTCCGGTGCCGGTCGCCTCACCCACCGAACTGGCTCCCGCTTCACCGTTGCGGGCGACGGTGGTGGACGGTTATACCGCACACTACCGAACGCCTCCGGGTGCGACGGTGGCGGACATCGCGTCCGCTGACGCAATGCCCACGCTGCCGCTCACGCCTCCCCCGGCGCGCCCGTCCGGCGGTCTGCCCCTGCTGGGATGGCTGGTGGTCATGAGCGGAGCCGCCAAGTTTGTGGATGTCCGCCTCGACCGCGAGCAGCTGGTGGTCGGCTCGGGCCATGGCGCCGGCCTGCGGCTTGAGGAGGCAGGGGTGGCTCCGTGCCATGCGCGGGTGGTGAAGGAGCGGGACGGCCTGTACCTGGAAGGGCTGGAGGGGCCCGTGTTTGTCAACAGCGGTACCCAACCGTCCCCTCGCCATCTGCTGGCGGACGAGGATCTGATCCGGATCGGCGGCGTATATCTGAAATTCCGGAGATTGTGA
- a CDS encoding FHA domain-containing protein: MSQRGCVLALLLVLALGAPLIAAEERAREKNILTVKPAVVMVYSRIQVKVAIRTNEGLQEFDPMDMSGSGSGFIVNPDGYIVTNGHVVKEYHSKENNSLKSQALVQILAQHIFPALEQRKGAPLTQEEKVSVFQQLAAAAVFQVSKQLFVFLSNWQYFPAEIKQYSPPITPVAGKTEGIFSYEEEESGKDIAVLKIEQGNLPTVPLGDSAAVSLQAAVFPAGYPGVVSQHDYLSQSSMLEASITSGHVSSLKLDVKGTPVIQFDAPVTWGNSGGPVFNDTGEVIGIATFISLAPTGAQSAIPIQGFNFAVPINTAKEFISAAGIQSKRGLIDSLWQQALDLYFDEDYEEAIVKCDEILRLMPNQPDAKRIQVKCQEWLTAHPPTFFSRYGTILAIVGGGLLLLVIVGVVVILASRGKKAAPSPPRPAAGTPEMRATVVDVQSQRQQVGSFGRLVCEKGPGAGKVTEIPSKGLIFGRDPSQCTVVIPDDHVSKVHALLTPSPKGLLLEDRGSTNGTFINDINSPRVQQNFVKSGDRIILGSKQAAIFRVE, from the coding sequence ATGTCTCAGCGCGGGTGCGTTCTCGCCCTTCTGTTGGTGCTGGCTCTCGGGGCGCCGCTGATTGCCGCCGAAGAGCGGGCGCGCGAGAAGAACATACTGACCGTCAAACCGGCCGTGGTCATGGTCTACTCGCGGATTCAGGTCAAGGTGGCGATCCGGACGAATGAAGGCCTGCAGGAGTTCGACCCCATGGACATGAGCGGATCCGGCTCCGGATTCATTGTCAATCCGGACGGCTACATCGTGACCAACGGCCATGTGGTGAAAGAGTACCACAGCAAGGAGAACAACTCGCTCAAGTCGCAAGCACTGGTGCAGATCCTCGCGCAGCACATCTTTCCCGCGCTGGAGCAGCGGAAGGGTGCGCCCCTGACCCAGGAAGAGAAGGTATCGGTCTTCCAGCAGCTTGCGGCCGCGGCGGTGTTTCAGGTGTCCAAGCAACTGTTTGTGTTCCTGTCGAACTGGCAGTACTTCCCCGCCGAGATCAAGCAGTACAGCCCGCCGATCACACCTGTCGCCGGCAAGACCGAGGGAATCTTCAGCTACGAGGAGGAGGAGTCGGGCAAGGATATCGCGGTGCTCAAGATCGAACAGGGCAATCTGCCCACGGTGCCGCTGGGCGACTCCGCTGCAGTTTCGCTCCAGGCAGCGGTGTTCCCCGCCGGCTACCCCGGCGTGGTGAGCCAGCACGATTACCTGAGCCAGTCCTCGATGCTCGAAGCCTCCATCACCTCGGGCCACGTGTCCAGCCTGAAGCTGGACGTGAAGGGCACGCCGGTCATCCAGTTTGACGCGCCGGTCACCTGGGGCAATTCGGGCGGCCCGGTCTTCAACGATACAGGCGAGGTGATCGGTATCGCTACGTTCATCAGCCTGGCCCCCACGGGCGCCCAAAGCGCCATCCCGATCCAAGGCTTCAATTTCGCCGTTCCCATCAACACAGCCAAGGAATTCATCAGTGCCGCCGGCATCCAGTCAAAACGCGGATTGATCGATAGCCTGTGGCAGCAGGCGCTGGATCTCTACTTCGACGAGGATTATGAGGAAGCGATCGTCAAGTGCGATGAGATCCTGCGCCTGATGCCCAACCAGCCGGACGCCAAACGGATCCAGGTCAAATGCCAGGAATGGCTCACCGCCCATCCGCCCACCTTCTTCAGTCGATACGGCACGATACTGGCGATCGTGGGGGGCGGGCTGCTGTTACTGGTGATCGTGGGCGTGGTGGTGATCCTGGCGTCGCGCGGGAAGAAAGCCGCCCCGTCGCCCCCGCGGCCGGCGGCCGGCACCCCGGAGATGCGGGCCACGGTTGTGGATGTCCAATCGCAACGCCAGCAGGTGGGCAGCTTCGGCCGGCTGGTTTGCGAGAAGGGCCCTGGTGCCGGCAAAGTAACGGAGATACCGTCCAAGGGCTTGATCTTCGGCCGCGACCCATCCCAATGCACGGTGGTCATTCCGGACGACCACGTGTCCAAGGTGCATGCGCTGCTCACTCCGAGCCCCAAAGGTCTCCTGCTGGAGGACCGGGGATCGACGAACGGGACTTTCATCAACGACATCAACTCGCCGCGGGTTCAGCAGAATTTCGTCAAAAGCGGCGACCGGATCATTCTGGGAAGCAAACAGGCGGCGATCTTCCGGGTGGAGTGA
- the speA gene encoding biosynthetic arginine decarboxylase: MRQKIKLKEQTALKQWSIDEARELYNILNWGKGFFDINTRGDVIVRPEKTSDKFLDIKELVDELRLREISPPVLIRFTDILKKRIEEIQRSFQAAIKEYGYQGEYIGVYPIKVNQSKQVVEDIIEFGRPYRFGLEAGSKPELLIVVASLDTKGAPIICNGYKDTEFIEIALWALKLGRKVFIVVEKPSELDTIIKVSARLKVKPLIGIRAKLAARGRGKWEGSGGDRSKFGLLPEEMLDAVQKLKKHGMLDSLQLLHFHLGSQITSIQSIKEALRESTRLFVELSRLGVNIRYFDVGGGLAVDYDGSMTNFSSSANYTLQEYAADIVSALAEICQENGIAHPTIISESGRALVAYHSILVFNILGISEFSTDMDVPILPKDAPESLTSMKQILDQLSVKNFQESYHDAIQIRDETLTLFNVGILSLEHRAVVEKLFWLICHKIAKIIDGLDYVPDELENLQAFISDTYYGNLSVFQSLPDHWAVKQLFPMMPIHRHTERPVRKATLADITCDSDGKVDQFIDLRDVKSTIDLHELHPNQPYYLGAFLVGAYQEILGDLHNLFGDTHTVHVSVTGKNKYRIDKIVEGDTVRDVLAYMQYQKRDLLVMIRQAVEESIEKRRLSIKESARIQRFLEEGIEGYTYLE; this comes from the coding sequence ATGAGACAAAAGATCAAGCTCAAGGAACAGACCGCACTCAAGCAGTGGTCCATTGATGAAGCCCGGGAACTTTACAATATCCTGAATTGGGGCAAGGGATTCTTTGACATCAACACCCGCGGCGACGTCATCGTCCGTCCGGAGAAAACATCGGATAAATTTCTCGACATCAAGGAGCTCGTCGACGAGTTGCGCCTGCGGGAGATCAGCCCGCCGGTGTTGATCCGGTTCACCGACATCCTGAAGAAACGGATCGAGGAGATTCAAAGATCCTTCCAGGCCGCCATCAAGGAATACGGTTACCAGGGCGAGTACATCGGTGTCTATCCCATCAAGGTCAACCAGAGCAAACAAGTGGTCGAAGACATCATTGAGTTCGGCCGGCCGTACCGGTTCGGGCTGGAGGCCGGAAGCAAGCCCGAACTGCTGATCGTGGTCGCCAGCCTGGACACCAAAGGCGCACCCATCATTTGCAACGGGTACAAGGACACAGAGTTCATCGAGATCGCGCTCTGGGCCTTGAAACTGGGACGCAAGGTGTTCATCGTCGTTGAGAAGCCGTCGGAGCTGGACACCATCATCAAGGTCTCCGCCCGACTCAAGGTGAAGCCGCTCATCGGCATCCGGGCCAAGCTGGCCGCCCGCGGACGGGGCAAATGGGAGGGATCCGGCGGCGACCGATCCAAGTTCGGCCTCCTGCCGGAAGAGATGCTGGACGCAGTCCAGAAACTGAAGAAGCACGGCATGCTGGATTCGCTCCAACTGCTCCACTTCCACCTCGGCTCCCAGATCACCTCGATCCAGAGCATCAAGGAGGCGTTGCGGGAGAGCACTCGCCTGTTCGTGGAACTGTCCCGCCTGGGAGTCAACATCCGCTATTTTGACGTGGGAGGCGGGCTGGCCGTGGACTACGACGGCAGCATGACCAACTTTTCGTCGAGCGCCAACTACACGCTGCAGGAGTACGCGGCCGACATCGTGTCCGCCCTGGCCGAGATTTGCCAGGAGAACGGCATTGCGCACCCCACCATCATCTCGGAAAGCGGCCGGGCCCTGGTTGCCTACCACTCCATCCTGGTCTTCAACATCCTTGGCATCAGCGAATTCAGCACCGACATGGATGTGCCGATCCTGCCGAAAGATGCTCCCGAGTCGCTCACCAGCATGAAACAGATTCTGGACCAGTTGTCGGTGAAGAATTTTCAGGAGTCTTATCACGACGCCATTCAGATCCGCGATGAGACGCTCACCCTGTTCAACGTGGGCATCCTGTCCCTGGAGCATCGCGCCGTCGTCGAGAAACTCTTCTGGCTCATCTGCCACAAGATCGCCAAGATCATCGACGGTCTGGACTATGTCCCCGACGAACTGGAGAACCTCCAGGCTTTCATCTCCGACACCTACTACGGCAACCTATCGGTGTTCCAGAGCCTGCCCGACCACTGGGCCGTCAAGCAGCTGTTCCCCATGATGCCCATCCACCGCCACACCGAGCGTCCCGTCCGCAAGGCCACGCTGGCAGACATCACCTGCGACTCCGACGGCAAGGTGGACCAGTTCATCGACCTGCGCGACGTCAAGAGCACCATCGACCTGCATGAGCTGCACCCCAACCAGCCGTACTATCTCGGCGCGTTCCTGGTCGGCGCCTACCAGGAGATCCTCGGCGACCTCCACAACCTGTTCGGCGACACGCACACCGTGCACGTCTCGGTCACCGGCAAGAACAAGTACCGGATCGACAAGATCGTGGAGGGGGACACGGTCCGCGACGTGCTGGCCTACATGCAGTACCAGAAGCGCGACCTCCTGGTGATGATCCGGCAGGCGGTAGAGGAGAGCATCGAAAAGCGGCGACTCTCCATCAAGGAGTCCGCCCGGATCCAGCGCTTCCTCGAGGAAGGCATCGAAGGCTACACGTATCTCGAGTGA
- a CDS encoding flotillin family protein: MEWFLTIVGFAFVFLFTVLLIASRYKRCPSDKILVVYGKVGEGQTARCIHGGGVFVWPLIQDYAYMSLTPMTIGIPLQRALSLQNIRINVPSTFTVGISTEPGVMQNAAERLLNLDRGDIEEMAKEIIFGQLRLTVASLTIEQINQDRESFLEAIRKNVSPELNKIGLYLINVNITDITDESDYIESIGKKAAAEAINQARIDVAEQDRHGSIGHAQATMEKEIKVAENVAASDKGKKQAEAGRRIFVQQQETLAAVGEAEAEREKEIKLAENKASADKGKKQAEADRRIYVREREAEAIAGENKAQADIAAAEAELAVRQAEARQRGELARLAAQVQINKAQYLAEQERLVAEEVVRQEIEKRKIEIAAEAAAERARRLAKGEADAILLKYEAEAKGLRQVLESKAAGYLKLLEGCRGDAKSVATLLLIEKLHDIVGKQVEAIKNLKIDKVTVWDSGTSADGSTTTANFLSGLIKSLPPLHEIAEMAGVELPKYLGEMIAAKQDKPAAE; the protein is encoded by the coding sequence ATGGAATGGTTTTTAACCATCGTCGGTTTTGCGTTCGTCTTCCTGTTCACGGTGCTGCTGATCGCGTCGCGCTACAAGCGGTGCCCGTCGGACAAGATCCTCGTGGTGTACGGCAAGGTGGGCGAGGGGCAGACGGCGCGCTGCATCCACGGCGGCGGTGTCTTCGTCTGGCCGCTCATCCAGGACTACGCCTACATGAGCCTGACGCCCATGACCATCGGGATCCCGCTGCAGCGGGCCCTGTCGCTGCAGAACATCCGCATCAACGTGCCCAGCACCTTCACCGTGGGCATCAGCACGGAGCCCGGGGTGATGCAAAACGCCGCCGAGCGCCTGCTGAACCTGGACCGGGGCGATATCGAGGAAATGGCCAAAGAGATCATCTTCGGCCAGCTCCGCCTCACCGTGGCCTCTCTGACCATCGAGCAGATCAATCAAGACCGGGAGAGCTTCCTGGAGGCGATCCGAAAGAACGTGTCGCCCGAGCTGAACAAGATCGGCCTCTACCTGATCAACGTCAACATCACCGACATCACCGACGAGAGCGACTACATCGAAAGTATCGGTAAAAAGGCCGCCGCCGAAGCCATCAACCAGGCCCGCATCGACGTGGCGGAACAGGACCGGCACGGCTCCATCGGCCACGCCCAGGCCACCATGGAAAAGGAGATCAAGGTCGCCGAAAATGTGGCCGCCTCCGACAAGGGCAAGAAGCAGGCCGAGGCCGGTCGCCGCATCTTCGTCCAGCAGCAGGAAACGCTGGCCGCCGTCGGCGAGGCGGAGGCCGAGCGGGAGAAGGAGATCAAACTGGCGGAGAACAAGGCCTCCGCCGACAAGGGCAAGAAGCAGGCCGAAGCCGATCGGCGCATTTACGTCCGTGAGCGCGAAGCCGAGGCTATCGCCGGTGAGAACAAGGCCCAGGCCGATATCGCCGCCGCCGAAGCCGAACTGGCGGTGCGCCAGGCCGAAGCCCGACAGCGCGGAGAGCTGGCCCGGCTGGCCGCCCAGGTGCAGATCAACAAGGCGCAATACCTGGCCGAGCAGGAACGCCTGGTGGCCGAGGAAGTGGTCCGGCAGGAGATCGAGAAGCGGAAGATTGAGATCGCCGCGGAAGCCGCCGCCGAGCGGGCCCGCCGCCTGGCCAAGGGCGAGGCCGACGCGATCCTGCTCAAGTACGAGGCCGAGGCGAAGGGTCTCCGGCAGGTGCTGGAAAGCAAGGCCGCCGGCTACCTCAAACTGTTGGAAGGCTGCCGAGGCGACGCCAAGTCCGTCGCCACCCTGCTGCTCATCGAAAAGCTGCACGACATCGTCGGCAAGCAGGTGGAGGCGATCAAGAACCTCAAGATCGACAAGGTCACCGTCTGGGACTCCGGCACGTCGGCCGACGGTTCCACCACGACCGCGAACTTCCTGTCCGGCCTGATCAAGAGCCTGCCCCCTCTGCACGAGATTGCCGAGATGGCCGGCGTGGAGCTGCCCAAGTATCTGGGTGAGATGATCGCGGCGAAGCAGGACAAGCCGGCGGCGGAATGA
- a CDS encoding L-seryl-tRNA(Sec) selenium transferase — MSENALLSLLPAVGRLVQLPEIGRLLAEYRRETVTGWLTAALAELRRAIVTGQLPEQTSREELVELVLRQVEGKRRHLAGLGIRRVINATGVIIHTNLGRAPLSAGVLAGLPDALGGYADLEYDLVVGARGHRDTAVARLCRELLPCEDATAVNNNAGALLLILAALAEGGDVLVSRGELVEIGGSFRIPEIMALSGARLREVGTTNRTRAADYAAALGGETRLILQVHRSNFEIVGFAETPATTELLELSNRSGVPLVMDAGSGYLFPQPGMPATGEPVVAPLLALGVPLVCFSGDKLMGGPQAGLICGRADLVGRIRRHPLMRALRLDKVTLYLLAETLKLYFRNDPGAGLPHWAMITADTATLRRRCLSLRRRLVRAAPALAGAVTVADGESLIGGGSTPGQAIHGPCLCVHLPADRVSGCERRLRSWDPPILVRTSADRIWVDPRTVLRGEEPVLVAALAAAAVNDGDNPPQRSE, encoded by the coding sequence ATGAGCGAAAACGCCTTGCTGTCGCTGCTTCCGGCGGTCGGCCGTCTCGTGCAGCTCCCGGAAATCGGTCGCCTGCTCGCGGAATATCGCCGGGAAACGGTCACCGGCTGGCTCACGGCGGCGCTGGCGGAGTTGCGGCGGGCCATCGTTACCGGGCAGCTGCCGGAACAGACTTCCCGGGAGGAGTTGGTGGAGCTGGTTCTGCGCCAGGTTGAAGGGAAGCGCCGGCACCTGGCGGGGCTGGGGATCCGTCGCGTGATCAACGCCACCGGCGTCATCATTCACACCAACCTGGGGCGCGCGCCCCTGTCGGCGGGCGTGCTGGCGGGCTTGCCGGACGCGCTGGGCGGCTATGCGGACTTGGAGTACGACCTGGTCGTCGGCGCGCGCGGCCACCGCGACACGGCGGTGGCCCGTCTGTGCCGCGAACTGCTGCCGTGCGAAGACGCCACCGCAGTCAACAACAACGCCGGCGCGTTGCTGCTGATCCTCGCCGCGCTGGCCGAGGGGGGTGACGTGCTGGTCTCCCGGGGCGAGTTAGTCGAGATCGGCGGGTCGTTCCGCATCCCCGAGATCATGGCCCTGAGCGGCGCCCGCCTGCGGGAAGTGGGCACCACCAACCGGACGCGCGCCGCAGACTATGCGGCTGCGCTCGGCGGAGAGACGCGGCTCATCCTGCAGGTGCACCGGAGCAACTTCGAGATCGTCGGATTTGCCGAGACACCGGCGACCACCGAGCTGCTCGAACTGTCGAACCGCAGCGGCGTGCCCCTGGTGATGGATGCCGGCAGCGGCTATCTGTTCCCCCAGCCGGGGATGCCCGCGACGGGCGAACCGGTGGTCGCGCCGCTGCTGGCCCTGGGGGTGCCGCTGGTGTGCTTCAGCGGCGACAAGTTGATGGGGGGGCCGCAGGCCGGGCTGATTTGCGGCCGCGCGGATCTGGTGGGCCGCATCCGACGCCACCCCCTCATGCGCGCGCTGCGTCTGGACAAGGTCACCCTCTACCTCCTGGCCGAGACGCTGAAGCTCTATTTCCGGAACGATCCGGGAGCCGGATTGCCGCACTGGGCCATGATCACCGCCGACACCGCGACGCTGCGCCGGCGCTGCCTCAGCCTGCGGCGTCGGCTGGTGCGGGCGGCACCGGCCCTGGCCGGGGCGGTGACGGTCGCCGACGGTGAGTCCCTCATCGGCGGCGGCTCCACGCCAGGGCAGGCGATCCACGGGCCGTGCCTCTGTGTGCACCTGCCGGCTGATCGGGTCAGCGGCTGCGAGCGGCGTTTGCGAAGCTGGGATCCGCCGATCCTCGTCCGGACAAGTGCGGACCGCATCTGGGTGGATCCGCGTACGGTGCTGCGGGGGGAGGAACCCGTGCTCGTAGCCGCCCTGGCGGCGGCCGCTGTGAACGACGGCGACAATCCCCCCCAACGGAGTGAATGA
- the sdhB gene encoding succinate dehydrogenase iron-sulfur subunit, translating to MCSDPNKVIDVTKAVQDVILRIYRWDSSGTWGEDGRLVDYKVPVPSGMTILDALIWIKANLDHTLSWRAACRMGVCGSCGMFIHGKPLLACQTQVLKLHADVIEIRPLPNYPIVKDLVTDQSRMIDAHTRLRPYIIRTGTPPEAIAGEFHQTEEELVRYLQFSYCLKCGLCMSACPTVASLQEFPGPQPLGQALRYVYDTRDEGFAERLKEIDNKFGIFRCHFAGACSEACPKGIDPAFAIQLLKKEIVKRAIMGCRVPASAGLMPLQQDNAVKAPNVPATPAFTVEQKK from the coding sequence ATGTGCAGCGATCCCAACAAGGTCATCGACGTCACCAAGGCCGTGCAGGATGTGATCCTCCGGATCTACCGCTGGGACAGCTCCGGCACCTGGGGCGAAGACGGCCGGCTGGTCGATTACAAGGTACCGGTCCCGTCCGGGATGACCATCCTCGACGCGCTGATCTGGATCAAGGCCAACCTGGATCATACCCTGTCATGGCGCGCGGCTTGCCGGATGGGCGTGTGCGGCTCCTGTGGCATGTTCATTCACGGTAAGCCGCTGCTGGCCTGCCAGACTCAGGTTCTGAAGCTGCATGCCGATGTGATCGAGATCCGGCCGCTGCCCAACTATCCCATCGTCAAGGACCTGGTCACCGACCAGAGCCGGATGATCGACGCGCACACCCGGCTCAGGCCGTACATCATTCGCACCGGGACGCCGCCGGAGGCCATCGCCGGCGAATTCCACCAGACCGAGGAGGAACTGGTCCGGTACCTTCAGTTCTCCTATTGCCTGAAGTGCGGGTTGTGCATGTCGGCGTGTCCGACGGTGGCGTCGCTGCAGGAATTCCCGGGGCCGCAGCCGCTGGGCCAGGCGCTGCGATACGTCTACGACACCCGCGACGAGGGCTTTGCCGAGCGGTTGAAGGAGATCGACAACAAGTTCGGCATCTTCCGCTGCCACTTTGCCGGTGCCTGCTCCGAGGCCTGCCCCAAGGGGATCGATCCGGCGTTCGCCATCCAGCTCCTGAAGAAGGAAATCGTGAAGCGCGCCATCATGGGTTGCCGGGTGCCGGCAAGCGCCGGCCTGATGCCGCTGCAGCAGGACAACGCGGTGAAGGCCCCGAATGTTCCGGCCACGCCCGCGTTCACCGTGGAGCAGAAAAAGTAA
- a CDS encoding succinate dehydrogenase/fumarate reductase flavoprotein subunit produces the protein MARTIRHDLLILGSGLAGLRAALEASIVSQGRLNIGLISKVQLMRSHSVAAEGGTAAVLRPEEGDSLELHAWDTVKGSDFLADQDAVFRFVEMMPAEIQLLDKWGIPWSRRPDGRIAQRPFGGHSFNRAVYAADKTGFFEMQTLYDTLLKYNNFSRYDETFVTSIQTADGRFAGLTAISMTTGELLAFQGKALIIATGGTGRMFGFTTYAHTVTGDGMALAFKAGLPLKDMEFLQFHPTGLIPSGILMTEACRGEGGYLVNSEGERFLKRYAPEKMELAPRDLVSRSIIKELEAGKGYQGPRGLDFIHLDLRHLGAERIKDRLPLIREICMKFIGVDPTDAPIPIRPVAHYSMGGIHTDIDGATPTPGIWSAGEAACVSMHGANRLGSNSTAECLVWGKITGALAAAFCAKEASFAELSQARVAEEEKRVFVDLLGRGGEENLYAIRDDLRNLMDLNMGVFRTGESIQKAKEGIAELKARFARSGIADKQRVYNTDLLTALEMEYLLICAEAAVLGALARQESRGGHARRDFATRDDENFLKHTMVYQDGDGMRLDYIPVTITHWKPVERKY, from the coding sequence ATGGCTAGAACCATTCGTCACGATCTACTGATCTTGGGTTCGGGCCTGGCCGGGCTGCGAGCGGCGCTGGAGGCGTCCATCGTCAGCCAGGGACGGTTGAACATCGGCCTGATCTCCAAGGTGCAGTTGATGCGTTCCCACTCCGTGGCCGCCGAAGGTGGTACCGCCGCCGTGCTCCGGCCGGAGGAGGGGGACTCCCTGGAGCTGCACGCGTGGGATACGGTCAAAGGCTCAGACTTTCTGGCCGACCAGGATGCGGTCTTTCGATTCGTGGAAATGATGCCGGCCGAAATCCAGCTGCTGGACAAGTGGGGCATTCCGTGGTCCCGGCGCCCCGATGGCCGGATCGCCCAGCGGCCGTTCGGTGGGCACTCCTTCAACCGGGCGGTTTACGCGGCGGACAAGACCGGTTTCTTCGAGATGCAGACCCTTTATGATACGCTGCTGAAGTACAACAATTTCAGCCGGTATGACGAGACGTTCGTCACCTCGATCCAGACTGCGGACGGACGATTCGCCGGTCTGACGGCAATTAGCATGACCACCGGCGAGCTGCTGGCCTTTCAAGGCAAAGCGCTCATCATCGCCACCGGCGGCACGGGGCGGATGTTTGGATTCACCACGTACGCCCACACCGTCACCGGAGACGGCATGGCGCTGGCGTTCAAGGCCGGCCTGCCCCTGAAGGACATGGAGTTTCTCCAGTTCCATCCAACCGGCCTGATTCCGTCAGGCATCCTGATGACCGAGGCCTGCCGGGGCGAGGGCGGCTATCTGGTGAACAGCGAGGGTGAGCGGTTCCTGAAACGGTACGCGCCCGAGAAAATGGAACTGGCGCCGCGCGACCTGGTATCACGCTCCATCATCAAGGAACTGGAGGCCGGCAAGGGCTACCAGGGCCCTCGCGGCCTGGACTTTATCCACCTGGACCTGCGCCATCTCGGGGCCGAACGGATCAAGGACCGCCTGCCGCTGATCCGCGAGATCTGCATGAAGTTCATCGGCGTCGACCCGACCGACGCGCCCATCCCCATCCGGCCGGTGGCGCATTACTCCATGGGCGGCATTCACACCGACATCGACGGCGCCACACCGACGCCCGGCATCTGGTCGGCGGGCGAGGCCGCCTGCGTGAGCATGCATGGTGCCAACCGCCTGGGCTCCAACTCCACGGCCGAGTGCCTGGTTTGGGGCAAGATCACCGGGGCGCTAGCCGCGGCCTTCTGCGCCAAGGAAGCGTCCTTTGCGGAACTGAGCCAAGCCAGGGTGGCCGAAGAAGAAAAGCGAGTGTTCGTCGACCTGCTCGGCCGCGGCGGCGAGGAGAACCTGTACGCCATCCGGGACGACCTGCGAAACCTCATGGATCTCAACATGGGGGTGTTCCGGACCGGCGAGTCGATCCAGAAAGCCAAGGAGGGCATCGCCGAACTCAAGGCCCGCTTCGCCCGGTCAGGCATCGCCGACAAGCAGCGTGTCTACAACACCGACCTTCTGACAGCCCTGGAGATGGAGTACCTGCTGATCTGCGCCGAAGCCGCCGTGCTCGGCGCGCTGGCGCGCCAGGAGTCGCGGGGCGGTCACGCCCGGCGCGACTTCGCGACGCGGGATGATGAGAACTTCCTGAAGCACACCATGGTTTACCAGGACGGCGATGGCATGCGCCTGGATTACATCCCGGTCACCATCACCCATTGGAAACCGGTGGAGCGGAAATACTAG